The region CCGAAAGAAATGCTGCGGGGAGCTCGGACGGTTGTAGTATATTTTATTCCTTTTTCACTTGATGTAATCAAAAAAATTCAGGGTAAAAAAGTAATAGTTCAAGAATGGTCAGATAACTATACAGCAGGTAACATTTTACTAGCAAGGATAAATGATGTACTTGCAAGAGTGCTTAGAAGTAGAGGGGTTTTTGTGACTACAGAGCATCCGACTAATAATTATGATCCTATTAATTTAACTTCAACGTGGGCTCACAAATCATCTGCTGTTATAGCTGGAATTGGAACCTTTGGACTAAATCATTTATTAATAACTAAAAGTGGAACTGCCGGGCGTTTGAATAGCTTAGTTATAAATACTAAAATTCCACCAACAGTAAGACCCAATACGTCTTACTGTCTGTATTACAAAATGGAGAAATGCAAAGTTTGTATTGCAAAATGTCCAACAGGAGCGTTATCTATTGATGGTTTTGATAGATTTAGGTGTAATGCATACTTAGATGGCAAGAATATTCATGATCTCCAGCAGGGATGTGGTATGTGTAGTTCAGGACCTTGTGCTGCAAAGGGTTATGAATGAGATTTATGAAAAATTGATTAATATGGAGTGATTCCTTTGAGTACTTATACGGATAGAGAGCACGAAAAAGCTTTAAGTGAAACTATGTACTGGATGAAAAAAGTTCCAGTTACAGTGGAAGAAGAATATAGTTATGGAGAATACCAGTATAGTTTAAAAGATTATAAAGATGCAGTTATCTGGTATAAAAAGGCGTCTGAGAAAGGATGCATTTCTGCTGCATTTAAACTAGCTTATTGTATGAGGCATAATTTGGGCATTAAGTCTAATTATGAAGTAGAAGAGCAGCTTTTCAAACAGGTAATAGTACATGATAATGCGGAAGAAAGCGTTGAAGCTACTTACAGGCTTGGAATGTGCTATACATATGGATATGGCATAGAAATGAATGAAGAAAAGGGAATTATATATTTTCAAAGAGTGAAGAATGAAAAACCAGAAGCATTTTATGAAATGGGCTTATTTTATAAAAACGGTAAGGGGAAAAAATCTATAGATAAAAAAAAGGCTGAATACTGTTTTTACAAAGCTTATGACGGTTTTGTTGAGGATGCTATTTTCCAGATTTATGACATGTTTGAAGGCGAATTTTCTGAATTCCCATATATAAGAGAAATAAAAGAGGCTTATAGTTTTAAACTTGGACGTTTAATGAGGGTATCAGAACTAAGACCTTGCAGAGAATATCTGATGCGATTAGCAAATTTTTATAAAAAAGGTTATCCGGGTGACACAGGGGAGAAATTAGAAAAATTTTATGATTTAGCACAAAAATATTATAAGAAAGCGAGTGAAAGCAATGCTTAATGAAGAATTACCAGAGATAATAACTGAAAAGCTGCCAGGACCTAAAGCTACAAAAATAATAGAAAGGCGTGAAAAAGCAACGCCAGCAGCAATTAGATGTGTGTATCCATGTGTTATGAAAAAGGCAGCAGGAGCTATAATCGAAGATGTTGATGGAAATAAATTTTTGGATTGGGTAGGAGGAGTTGGAGTATTAAATATAGGACATACTCATCCAGAAGTAGTGCAGGTAATTAAGGAGCAAAGTGAAAAATATCTTCATGGAATGTTCAATATAGTAACACATGAGGGATATGTAAAGCTGGCAGAAAAGATGAATGAAATTGTTCCTGTAAATGGTGAAGTTAAGCAGACAATGTTTGTAAATAGCGGTGCAGAAGCAGATGAAAATGCTGTAAAAATAGCAAAGGCATATACTAAAAGACCGAATATAATTGTATTTTCTGGGGCTTTTCACGGCAGAACAGTAATGACTATGGCAATGACTTCAAAGAAAGCATATTCCTTTGGTATGGGACCGTTCCCTGATGGAATATGTCGTGCCGAATATCCATATCTGTATAGAAAACCAGTTGGTATGACAGATAGTGAAGCTATAGATTATTACATTGCTAGATTAAATAAGGTTTTTGAAGAAAGCTCGCCAGCTGAATTTGTAGCAGCAATTGTATTAGAGCCGCTGCAAGGAGAGGGCGGATTTATTCCTGCACCCATTGAATGGGTTAAAGCAGTTAGAAAAATCTGTGATGAAAATGGAATCTTGTTAATTGCAGATGAGGTTCAATCTGGATTTGGGAGAACAGGAAAGATGTTTGCATCAGATTACTGGAAGGAAAATGGCTTTATGCCTGACATATTAACTTCTGCAAAAT is a window of Clostridium pasteurianum DNA encoding:
- a CDS encoding epoxyqueuosine reductase translates to MKLSEIIETIIKDEVKNSKDSFRFREPIVGFADANDPLYDKLDEIIGTKQTHPKEMLRGARTVVVYFIPFSLDVIKKIQGKKVIVQEWSDNYTAGNILLARINDVLARVLRSRGVFVTTEHPTNNYDPINLTSTWAHKSSAVIAGIGTFGLNHLLITKSGTAGRLNSLVINTKIPPTVRPNTSYCLYYKMEKCKVCIAKCPTGALSIDGFDRFRCNAYLDGKNIHDLQQGCGMCSSGPCAAKGYE
- a CDS encoding tetratricopeptide repeat protein, which translates into the protein MSTYTDREHEKALSETMYWMKKVPVTVEEEYSYGEYQYSLKDYKDAVIWYKKASEKGCISAAFKLAYCMRHNLGIKSNYEVEEQLFKQVIVHDNAEESVEATYRLGMCYTYGYGIEMNEEKGIIYFQRVKNEKPEAFYEMGLFYKNGKGKKSIDKKKAEYCFYKAYDGFVEDAIFQIYDMFEGEFSEFPYIREIKEAYSFKLGRLMRVSELRPCREYLMRLANFYKKGYPGDTGEKLEKFYDLAQKYYKKASESNA
- a CDS encoding aspartate aminotransferase family protein, producing the protein MLNEELPEIITEKLPGPKATKIIERREKATPAAIRCVYPCVMKKAAGAIIEDVDGNKFLDWVGGVGVLNIGHTHPEVVQVIKEQSEKYLHGMFNIVTHEGYVKLAEKMNEIVPVNGEVKQTMFVNSGAEADENAVKIAKAYTKRPNIIVFSGAFHGRTVMTMAMTSKKAYSFGMGPFPDGICRAEYPYLYRKPVGMTDSEAIDYYIARLNKVFEESSPAEFVAAIVLEPLQGEGGFIPAPIEWVKAVRKICDENGILLIADEVQSGFGRTGKMFASDYWKENGFMPDILTSAKSIAAGIPLSAVTARREIFDSVPNGVIGGTFGGNAVACAAALKVIQIMERDNLCERSRKIGEKCVKTFREWQDKYEVVGDVRGLGGMVGIEFVRDKESKAPDADFVSRLIQEAAQNGLLIENAGTYNNVIRFLAPLVMTDEQLDMGLEILEKSIRKCISFN